A stretch of Acropora palmata chromosome 9, jaAcrPala1.3, whole genome shotgun sequence DNA encodes these proteins:
- the LOC141892825 gene encoding G patch domain-containing protein 1-like, giving the protein MADSDEEDSLASFGTPFEPLEEDAPRKKAIPVHEQIVTDSEGRRRFHGAFTGGFSAGYFNSVGTKEGWQPSTFVSSRSKKFEPRAQRPEDFMDDEDMGEFGIAPKRITTTEEFLPKEQESENRRKRIGASWESPGVISGDRVLEDLVLPVKMSVGVELLKKMGWKEGQGVGPRERKTKKKVYGCSLPSSLQTDVIEEEEDIFAVGLLFAPKDTEIFTFTPKDDKHGLGYKGLDPSTALFGREDVLGISPGSRKSGRRGFSGEAFGVGAFEEDDGDIYAADRMANYDLELTSDQSTGLHGWTGPPKENMRGGELSIFTITAKHIDSIKSFPPPVVPRDFDGSHKFDNLTSPKEASQEGKTLTAADRGAMLGEEPLPTPKKSVFDYMSKEDKERVMSSKLVTPKPASTASATSTYSSATVSAPRKWSSNVHFGSNSFKPFTKDPAKQARYEEFLKARNTEQTCESSIDSGLTEWEREREREEFSRAAALYQPLSSTLAARFTSAKQKDDHTTVYEEVPAQEASDMSEQTKAARMKMFGKLTRDTFEWHPNNVLCKRFNIPNPYPGSDVIGVPKMRRPKFSLGDFLASQTENPREILASSELEKERPGSSAGQIASLEVSPKSSEPAASVPVETASTVVTNEAITIGDKTKQDDTNAVPQRPPMDLFKAIFADSSEDESNENDNDDDEETEVPPNPTESKTTPSFQVADQTNADNSVSDVFADLSDTSKEVLASGNEKETETTLHTDVQQQLESSDFQYGPTLPPGLRHGVASLGREKRFEHGSGGSSEHKSRTKEQTNSTKTRNSDFKTSSRYSYEEKHSGKKIRWEDSQGNRHMKKDMGGKHEGTVRNFSESSDSDENNRSRHKHKRKEKKRSHRHKHSKKSKHRDEERNSEKKVSENRSKQSAHDNTVSNDKQILDKLKNLQNLKDGKRMKAIDFM; this is encoded by the exons atggctgacagcGACGAGGAAGACAGTCTTGCTAGTTTTGGAACACCTTTTGAGCCTTTGGAAGAAGATGCTCCGCGAAAAAAAGCTATCCCAGTACACGAACAGATTGTTACAGATTCTGAAGGCAGGAGAAGATTTCATGGCGCCTTTACTGGGGGATTTTCTGCTGGTTATTTTAACTCTGTCGGAACTAAAGAAGGATGGCAGCCGTCAACTTTTGTATCTTCCCgttcaaaaaaatttgagCCCAGAGCCCAGAGACCAGAAGACTTTATGGACGATGAGGATATGGGAGAGTTTGGGATTGCTCCCAAACGTATCACGACGACTGAAGAGTTTTTGCCAAAGGAACAAGAAAGTGAGAATCGCCGGAAGAGGATAGGGGCAAGTTGGGAGTCCCCTGGAGTTATTTCTGGGGATCGTGTATTAGAAGATCTTGTTTTACCAGTGAAGATGTCTGTTGGGGTCGAACTGTTGAAAAAGATGGGCTGGAAAGAAGGGCAAGGAGTTGGACCTCGTGAGAGGAAGACGAAGAAAAAG GTATATGGTTGTTCTCTTCCATCGTCATTGCAAACAGATGTCattgaagaggaagaagataTCTTTGCTGTTGGTCTTCTTTTTGCACCAAAAGATACTGAAATCTTTACTTTCACACCTAAAGATGATAAACATGGGCTTGGCTACAAGGGATTGGATCCTTCAACAGCACTTTTTGGAAGAGAGGATGTACTTGGTATCAGTCCTGGGTCAAGAAAAAGTGGAAGGAGGGGCTTCTCTGGGGAG GCATTTGGTGTTGGTGCTTTTGAAGAAGATGATGGTGATATTTATGCAGCAGATCGCATGGCCAACTACGACCTGGAGCTAACCAGTGATCAGAGCACAGGTTTGCATGGCTGGACTGGCCCTCCCAAGGAAAATATGAGAG gtGGTGAATTGTCGATCTTCACTATCACTGCCAAACACATAGACTCCATTAAATCATTTCCCCCACCGGTTGTCCCCCGTGATTTCGACGGCAGTCACAAGTTCGACAATTTGACATCTCCCAAGGAGGCTTCACAAGAAGGGAAGACACTTACTGCTGCAGACAGAGGAGCAATGCTAGGAGAAGAACCACTTCCAACGCCGAAAAAGTCCGTTTTCGATTACATGTCAAAAGAGGACAAAGAGAGAGTCATGTCATCGAAGTTGGTGACACCCAAACCTGCCAGTACAGCATCTGCCACATCTACCTATTCTTCAGCAACTGTGTCTGCACCAAGGAAGTGGTCGTCAAACGTGCATTTTGGTTCGAACAGTTTCAAACCCTTTACGAAAGATCCAGCTAAACAGGCCAGATATGAGGAATTCTTAAAGGCGAGGAATACTGAACAGACTTGCGAGTCAAGCATTGACAG TGGACTGACAGAATGGGAACGAGAGCgagaaagagaagaatttAGTCGCGCCGCGGCACTATACCAGCCTCTTAGCTCGACACTAGCGGCGCGATTTACTTCTGCAAAGCAGAAAGATGACCATACAACAGTTTACGAAGAGGTGCCAGCCCAGGAGGCTTCAGATATGTCCGAACAAACCAAAGCTGCCAGAATGAAAATGTTTGGAAAACTAACACGTGACACATTTGAGTGGCACCCAAATAACGTTTTGTGCAAGCGATTTAATATTCCTAATCCATATCCTGGGTCTGATGTCATTGGAGTACCAAAAATGCGAAGGCCCAAGTTTTCACTCGGTGATTTTTTAGCGTCACAAACTGAAAACCCGCGCGAAATACTAGCATCTAGTGAACTTGAGAAGGAAAGGCCCGGTAGCTCAGCGGGTCAAATTGCTTCACTGGAAGTCTCTCCGAAGTCTTCCGAACCAGCAGCTTCCGTTCCCGTAGAGACTGCGAGTACTGTGGTGACGAATGAAGCCATAACTATCGgtgataaaacaaaacaagatgaTACTAACGCAGTCCCTCAGAGACCTCCCATGGATTTATTCAAAGCGATATTTGCTGATTCCTCGGAAGATGAATCCAACGAAAATGACAACGACGACGACGAAGAAACCGAAGTTCCTCCGAATCCGACCGAAAGCAAGACGACTCCTTCGTTTCAGGTCGCTGACCAAACTAATGCAGACAATAGCGTGTCAGACGTCTTCGCGGATCTCAGTGATACTTCAAAAGAAGTCTTAGCCAGTGGAAATgagaaagaaactgaaacaacatTACATACTGATGTCCAGCAGCAGCTGGAATCATCTGATTTTCAGTATGGTCCGACCCTTCCGCCTGGCCTTCGTCACGGCGTGGCGTCCTTAGGCCGCGAAAAACGTTTCGAACACGGCAGTGGCGGTAGTTCAGAGCACAAAAGTCGCACGAAAGAACAAACGAATAGCACAAAAACACGAAATTCCGATTTTAAAACGTCGTCGCGTTATTCttatgaagaaaaacattcGGGAAAGAAGATTCGTTGGGAAGATTCACAGGGTAATAGGCACATGAAAAAAGACATGGGTGGTAAACACGAGGGGACAGTGAGGAATTTCAGTGAGTCTTCAGATAGTGATGAGAATAACAGATCAAGACACAAACATAAACGAAAGGAGAAGAAACGCAGTCATCGGCATAAACACTCAAAAAAGAGCAAACATCGTGATGAAGAAAGAAACAGTGAGAAAAAAGTTTCTGAAAATCGGTCGAAACAATCAGCGCATGATAACACTGTGTCCAATGACAAGCAGATTCTCGACAAATTGAAGAACCTACAGAATTTAAAAGATGGGAAAAGAATGAAAGCGATTGATTTCATGTGA
- the LOC141893111 gene encoding dynein regulatory complex protein 9-like, with translation MKIVFMMLSRLDALHISAVLEDCVDQLAILGHIMPSSLDGRPDAREIVDDELGQILQDQRFLESRYETLMLNKDDPNMNGKNRDTELNSTMKSLRESTNALNRSFRQNPLTTDSLSKIQMDRKFLQEVMEDTLDEVVSKKSFDSLIRAVNTEKEKKASLQHTILKEEESRRLVKSLQRQLIEVKREKEIEIQQRNEMIAHLKDQLQEMKAKTSMEGKYIKKDAEVRVSCTQKRCQQGESALKEDLETLRYKIEEEVRVNSEIETYLRQHHQILEQKVEYWMEKYDRDVEQKQHELDVLKASKANDLAKLQELTLKYSEYEKVVIEDRVAKEQARRKAEQEEEELKAATKLQSWWRGTMVRKQLGPYSKKKKKKGKKGKKSGKKGGGKKKKK, from the exons atgaaaattgttttcatgatGTTGTCGAGGTTGGATGCACTTCACATTTCTGCAGTGTTAGAGGACTGTGTGGATCAGTTGGCGATCCTCGGCCACATTATGCCATCTTCGCTAGATGGAAGACCTGATGCAAGAGAAATTGTGGATGATGAGTTGGGTCAAATTTTACAAGATCAGAGATTTCTTGAGTCAAGATATGAGACA tTAATGCTTAATAAAGATGACCCAAATATGAACGGCAAGAATCGAGACACAGAACTTAATTCTACAATGAAGTCTTTAAGAGAAAGCACAAATG CCCTCAACAGAAGCTTCAGACAAAATCCTTTGACAACTGACAGCCtctcaaaaattcaaatggaCAG GAAATTTCTTCAGGAGGTTATGGAGGATACACTTGATGAAGttgtttcaaagaaatcatttgACTCTTTAATAAGAGCTGTGaacactgaaaaagaaaaaaaagcgagTCTTCAGCATACAATTCTCAA GGAAGAGGAAAGCCGTAGACTAGTGAAAAGTCTTCAGAGACAACTCATAGAggtgaaaagagaaaaagaaattgaaattcag caaagaaatgaaatgattgctCATCTAAAAGATCAACTACAAGAAATGAAGGCTAAAACAAGCATGGAAGGAAAGTACATCAAGAAAGATGCAGAG GTTCGTGTCAGCTGTACACAAAAGAGGTGCCAACAAGGAGAGAGTGCTTTGAAAGAAGATCTTGAG ACATTGCGCTACAAAATAGAAGAGGAAGTGCGTGTTAATTCTGAAATAGAAACTTATTTAAGACAACATCATCAG ATACTGGAACAAAAGGTTGAATATTGGATGGAAAAATATGACCGTGATGTGGAGCAAAAACAACATGAGTTAGATGTTTTGAAG GCATCAAAAGCCAATGATCTTGCTAAACTCCAAGAACTCACATTAAAG tACTCTGAATATGAAAAAGTTGTGATAGAAGATCGTGTTGCAAAGGAACAAGCTAGAAGAAAAGCCGAACAAGAAGAGGAGGAACTTAAAGCTGCCACTAAG TTGCAATCATGGTGGCGAGGAACAATGGTTCGCAAGCAGTTGGGTCCTTAtagcaagaaaaagaaaaagaagggaaagaaaggcaaaaaatcTGGGAAGAAAGGGggtggaaagaaaaagaaaaaatga